The following proteins are co-located in the Corynebacterium kalinowskii genome:
- the nusB gene encoding transcription antitermination factor NusB has product MSDKFKRRGARYKARRRAVDILFEAEARDVDPIAVIEDRVELARLPEPPVAPVAPYTQEIVRGVAFELDRIDETIARFLAEDWTLPRIPAVDRAILRVSTWELLFNAEVPRKTAVVEGIELASEYSTDVAPPYINAVLDDVMNHSDDSTAEITAEEPTEDSQEELSEETVPAEAVSVETDELNQDQA; this is encoded by the coding sequence ATGAGCGACAAGTTCAAGCGTCGCGGCGCGCGCTACAAGGCGCGACGTCGCGCGGTAGACATTCTCTTCGAGGCTGAGGCTCGCGACGTCGATCCGATCGCTGTGATCGAGGACCGCGTCGAGCTCGCTCGCCTCCCGGAACCTCCCGTGGCACCGGTGGCTCCGTACACGCAAGAAATCGTGCGTGGCGTTGCCTTCGAGTTGGATCGGATCGATGAAACGATCGCGCGCTTTCTCGCCGAGGATTGGACGCTGCCTCGCATCCCTGCTGTTGACCGCGCCATCTTGCGCGTGTCTACCTGGGAGTTGCTGTTCAACGCCGAGGTTCCGCGTAAGACCGCCGTGGTTGAGGGCATCGAGCTAGCTTCTGAATATTCCACCGATGTGGCACCGCCGTACATCAACGCAGTGCTTGACGACGTCATGAATCACTCCGACGATTCCACTGCCGAAATCACGGCGGAAGAGCCAACGGAGGATTCCCAGGAAGAACTTTCTGAGGAAACTGTCCCAGCTGAAGCCGTTTCAGTCGAAACTGACGAGCTAAATCAGGATCAGGCTTAG
- the efp gene encoding elongation factor P, translating into MATTADFKNGLVLKMEGKLNQIIEFQHVKPGKGPAFVRTKLKDVVSGKIIDKTFNAGVKVETASVDRRDMTYLYFDGTSYVLMDAKNYEQIELAPHLMGDGAKFLLENMVVQVSFHEGEPLFAELPISVDLKIEHTDPGLQGDRSTGGTKPATLETGAEIQVPLFLETGNIVKVDTRDGSYLSRVNN; encoded by the coding sequence GTGGCGACTACCGCTGACTTTAAGAACGGCCTTGTCCTCAAGATGGAAGGCAAGCTGAACCAGATCATTGAGTTCCAGCACGTGAAGCCGGGTAAGGGCCCAGCTTTCGTTCGCACCAAGCTCAAGGATGTTGTCTCGGGCAAGATCATCGACAAGACCTTCAATGCCGGTGTCAAGGTTGAGACCGCAAGCGTTGATCGCCGCGACATGACCTACCTGTACTTCGACGGCACCTCCTACGTCCTCATGGATGCAAAGAACTACGAGCAGATTGAGCTCGCTCCGCATCTCATGGGAGATGGTGCAAAGTTCCTGCTGGAAAACATGGTCGTTCAGGTCTCCTTCCACGAAGGTGAGCCACTGTTTGCTGAACTGCCTATCTCTGTTGACCTGAAGATTGAACACACCGATCCAGGCCTGCAGGGTGACCGCTCTACCGGTGGCACCAAGCCAGCAACCCTCGAAACCGGTGCCGAGATTCAGGTTCCGCTTTTCCTGGAGACGGGCAACATCGTCAAGGTTGACACTCGCGACGGCTCTTACCTGTCCCGCGTAAACAACTAA
- a CDS encoding aminopeptidase P family protein codes for MTSFADTRFSNRRRALAATLAGQRIDAMLVTHLTHVRFLSNFSGSNAALLVSKDLSASMCTDGRYTTQIALEVPDIEVIIERNSAKALLATVEGPRRVGFEADYVSVAQLDRLQEAVGEDVTLVPVTGVIEELRLKKDVVSLQRLRDVAALATGALETVLQGELRGRSERDVAAELEYLMRKSGAERPSFDTIVASGPNSAKPHHGAGDRIIRDGDLLTIDFGAHDRGFNSDMTRTFMVGEPSEQQREIYELVRQAQLAGIEAATPGTALVDVDKACRDIITAGGYEDYFVHSTGHGIGLDVHEAPYAAQTGEGVLESGMTLTIEPGIYVPEVGGVRIEDSLIIRDGAPEIITIMNKELIVL; via the coding sequence ATGACTTCCTTTGCCGATACTCGCTTTTCTAATCGTCGACGTGCCTTGGCTGCCACACTCGCCGGGCAGCGTATTGACGCGATGCTGGTCACTCATTTGACTCACGTTCGATTCCTGTCGAACTTTTCCGGGTCGAATGCTGCATTGTTGGTGTCCAAGGATTTGTCTGCATCCATGTGCACGGATGGTCGCTACACCACTCAGATTGCTCTGGAAGTTCCTGATATCGAGGTGATTATTGAGCGCAATAGTGCCAAAGCTTTGCTCGCCACTGTCGAGGGTCCTCGCCGTGTCGGGTTCGAAGCCGATTATGTCTCTGTTGCGCAACTTGATCGCCTGCAGGAAGCTGTGGGGGAGGACGTGACTCTCGTTCCTGTCACTGGTGTGATCGAAGAACTACGCCTTAAAAAGGACGTTGTCTCCCTGCAGCGGTTGCGTGATGTAGCGGCACTGGCTACGGGTGCTCTGGAAACTGTGCTGCAAGGCGAGTTGCGTGGTCGTTCCGAACGAGATGTCGCCGCGGAACTCGAGTACTTGATGCGTAAGTCGGGAGCCGAACGGCCAAGTTTCGATACCATCGTGGCCTCCGGTCCGAACAGCGCCAAGCCACACCACGGCGCGGGCGATCGGATCATTCGCGACGGTGATTTGCTCACCATCGACTTCGGCGCTCATGACCGGGGTTTTAATTCGGACATGACCCGTACGTTCATGGTGGGTGAGCCCTCGGAGCAGCAGCGGGAAATCTACGAGCTTGTTCGTCAGGCGCAGCTGGCAGGTATTGAAGCTGCGACCCCGGGAACGGCGCTGGTGGACGTCGATAAGGCATGCCGCGACATCATCACCGCGGGCGGCTATGAGGATTACTTTGTACATTCCACCGGTCACGGAATCGGGCTGGACGTGCACGAGGCACCTTATGCAGCTCAGACTGGCGAAGGCGTACTCGAATCTGGCATGACGCTGACGATCGAGCCCGGCATTTATGTTCCTGAAGTGGGGGGAGTACGCATTGAGGATTCGCTCATCATCAGGGATGGCGCGCCTGAGATTATCACCATTATGAATAAGGAACTGATCGTGTTGTAG
- the aroQ gene encoding type II 3-dehydroquinate dehydratase, with protein MILVLNGPNLNRLGKRQPEIYGHTTLADVEARVGELARELGAAVEFRQSNHEGQLIDWVHEAAENGWQVIINPGGYTHTSVALRDALVEVEFIEVHISNVHAREPFRAHSYLSPVAKGVIAGLGTKGYELALRSFVEEVS; from the coding sequence ATGATCTTAGTTTTGAATGGCCCCAACTTGAACCGTCTGGGCAAGCGCCAACCGGAGATCTATGGGCATACGACGCTCGCTGATGTAGAGGCCCGCGTCGGTGAACTCGCCCGCGAGCTCGGGGCAGCAGTCGAATTTCGCCAGTCAAACCATGAAGGCCAGCTCATTGACTGGGTACACGAAGCAGCCGAGAACGGTTGGCAAGTCATCATCAATCCAGGTGGCTACACTCACACGTCTGTCGCACTGCGAGACGCTCTCGTAGAGGTGGAGTTCATCGAGGTACATATCTCTAATGTGCATGCGCGCGAGCCATTCCGCGCTCACAGCTACTTGTCACCGGTGGCCAAGGGCGTGATCGCAGGTCTTGGAACAAAAGGATATGAATTAGCGCTTCGGAGCTTTGTCGAAGAAGTATCATAA
- the aroB gene encoding 3-dehydroquinate synthase yields the protein MSIAVGDSYHVHIGAGLLDRVAETATNKALIVHQPVLRSQAEALAAQFSEAYTFEIPDAEDGKTLGVAERAWDFLGEKNFSRSDLVVGLGGGATTDIAGFIASAWMRGIRVVQVPTTLLAMVDAAVGGKTGINTAAGKNLVGAFHEPHAVYVDLDFLKTLPEEEIISGSAEIIKTGFIGDEEILRIYESGEDKLPELIERSIAVKARVVAADLKESSLREILNYGHTFGHAVELVENYRWRHGNAVAVGMSFIAHLSHQQGLIDAPLLQRHLDIITSVGLPIRYEGDFDALYEAMTRDKKNRGGGIRFVAITQVGKTTRLEGMTKEQLRAAFEAMNQ from the coding sequence ATGAGCATTGCAGTAGGGGATTCTTACCACGTCCATATCGGCGCGGGACTACTCGATCGCGTTGCTGAGACCGCAACGAACAAGGCTCTCATCGTGCATCAACCGGTGCTTCGCTCGCAGGCGGAAGCGTTGGCTGCGCAGTTTTCCGAGGCCTACACTTTCGAGATCCCGGATGCCGAAGACGGTAAGACTCTCGGCGTTGCTGAGCGGGCCTGGGATTTTCTAGGGGAGAAGAACTTTAGCCGTTCCGACCTCGTGGTCGGGCTTGGCGGTGGTGCCACTACTGACATCGCTGGATTCATCGCTTCGGCGTGGATGCGCGGGATTCGAGTTGTACAAGTTCCTACCACTCTGCTGGCTATGGTCGATGCTGCGGTTGGCGGAAAGACCGGTATCAATACCGCGGCGGGAAAGAACCTAGTGGGCGCGTTCCACGAACCGCATGCGGTGTACGTTGACCTTGATTTCCTCAAGACACTGCCGGAGGAAGAAATCATTTCGGGTTCTGCCGAGATCATCAAGACCGGCTTCATCGGTGACGAAGAGATCCTGCGCATCTACGAATCGGGCGAGGACAAACTGCCCGAGCTCATCGAACGATCGATCGCAGTCAAGGCGCGAGTCGTAGCAGCCGATCTCAAGGAAAGTTCCCTGCGCGAGATCCTCAACTACGGCCACACTTTCGGACACGCCGTCGAACTAGTCGAAAACTACCGTTGGCGCCATGGCAATGCGGTTGCCGTGGGCATGAGCTTCATCGCCCATCTCTCGCACCAGCAGGGGCTTATCGACGCCCCATTGCTGCAGCGTCACCTCGATATCATCACCAGTGTTGGATTGCCGATCCGTTATGAGGGTGATTTCGATGCCCTGTACGAGGCAATGACTCGCGACAAGAAGAACCGGGGCGGAGGCATTCGTTTTGTGGCCATCACTCAGGTCGGCAAGACGACGCGACTTGAAGGCATGACGAAAGAGCAGTTGCGTGCAGCATTTGAGGCGATGAATCAATGA
- a CDS encoding shikimate kinase, with product MLVLVGPPGAGKSTIGRRLARALSMELIDTDAIIEERFSKTCGEIFSELGEPKFREIEEEVVAEALQGCGVISLGGGAVLSPKTRDLLADLEVIWLDVSAEEGLRRTQDDSRPVLQAADPAARYQQILTDREPLYREVASFKARTNGLSPQKIVTEILSHLENQ from the coding sequence GTGTTGGTCCTAGTAGGTCCACCGGGTGCAGGTAAGTCGACCATTGGGCGTCGTCTAGCTCGCGCCCTCAGCATGGAACTCATTGACACCGATGCCATCATCGAAGAGCGCTTCAGCAAAACCTGCGGCGAGATCTTCTCTGAGCTGGGCGAGCCGAAGTTCCGCGAGATTGAAGAAGAAGTCGTGGCCGAGGCGCTGCAAGGATGCGGCGTCATCAGCCTTGGTGGCGGCGCCGTGCTGAGTCCCAAGACGAGGGACCTACTCGCAGACCTCGAGGTCATTTGGCTGGATGTCTCTGCCGAGGAAGGTCTGCGACGTACTCAGGATGATTCTCGTCCGGTACTACAAGCTGCGGATCCCGCGGCGCGGTACCAGCAGATATTGACTGATCGTGAACCGCTGTACCGCGAGGTAGCAAGCTTCAAAGCACGTACGAATGGCCTTAGCCCACAGAAGATAGTCACTGAAATCTTGTCGCACTTGGAGAACCAATGA
- the aroC gene encoding chorismate synthase produces the protein MLRWTTAGESHGQALIAMVENMPAGVPLSSEEVSAQLARRRLGYGRGARMKFEADEVTLLTGVRLGKTLGSPVAIMIGNTEWPKWTTIMSADAVDMSDEENQKAFESGRGAQLTRPRPGHADYSGMLKYDFEDARNVLERASARETAARVAAATLARSFLREVLGVEVVSHVIGIGEYSYEGELPSFADLEQIDASPVRALDKDAEAKMIAEIEDAKKSGDTLGGVVEVVVHGLPIGLGSHVSGEQRLDAQLAAALMSIQAIKGVEMGDGFAQARSRGSAAHDQIVRDGAGIHRESNRAGGLEGGMTNGESLVVRAAMKPISTVPRALKTIDMKDGSAASAIHQRSDVCAVPAAGVVAEAMVALVLARAVLAKFGGDSLAETKRNAESYLAYVNQRLEFK, from the coding sequence ATGCTTCGATGGACAACTGCAGGTGAATCCCACGGCCAAGCCCTTATCGCGATGGTAGAGAACATGCCAGCTGGCGTGCCACTGTCATCCGAGGAGGTCTCCGCCCAGCTCGCACGCCGTCGCCTCGGCTATGGGCGCGGAGCGCGCATGAAGTTTGAAGCCGATGAGGTCACGCTGCTCACCGGCGTACGACTAGGCAAAACGCTGGGTAGTCCGGTTGCCATCATGATCGGCAATACCGAGTGGCCGAAGTGGACCACGATCATGTCCGCTGATGCGGTTGATATGTCTGATGAAGAGAATCAGAAAGCATTCGAGTCCGGTCGAGGCGCCCAGCTGACGCGTCCGCGCCCGGGCCATGCGGACTACTCGGGCATGCTCAAGTATGACTTCGAAGATGCCCGCAATGTGCTGGAACGCGCTTCCGCCCGCGAGACCGCGGCCCGTGTGGCAGCAGCAACCCTGGCCCGCAGTTTCCTACGGGAGGTCCTTGGAGTCGAGGTTGTCTCCCACGTTATCGGAATCGGCGAGTATTCCTACGAGGGTGAGCTCCCGAGCTTTGCGGATCTTGAGCAGATCGATGCCTCGCCAGTGCGTGCCCTCGACAAAGATGCAGAAGCGAAGATGATCGCGGAGATCGAAGATGCGAAGAAGTCTGGAGATACTCTGGGCGGTGTGGTTGAGGTCGTAGTCCATGGTCTACCCATTGGACTCGGTTCCCACGTGTCTGGTGAGCAGCGACTGGATGCACAGTTGGCCGCAGCGCTGATGAGCATCCAGGCCATCAAGGGCGTTGAAATGGGCGATGGTTTCGCGCAAGCTCGCAGCCGGGGCAGCGCTGCCCACGATCAAATCGTGCGTGATGGAGCCGGTATTCATCGTGAAAGTAACCGTGCCGGTGGTCTGGAAGGCGGGATGACGAATGGCGAGTCCCTGGTGGTCCGCGCCGCTATGAAGCCTATTTCCACGGTTCCCCGAGCGCTGAAGACTATCGATATGAAAGACGGCAGCGCAGCCAGCGCCATTCATCAGCGTTCCGACGTGTGCGCTGTTCCCGCGGCTGGGGTGGTGGCCGAGGCTATGGTCGCCCTGGTGCTAGCACGCGCTGTATTGGCTAAGTTTGGTGGCGACAGTCTGGCGGAAACAAAGCGGAACGCCGAGAGCTACTTGGCCTACGTGAATCAGCGATTGGAGTTCAAGTAG
- a CDS encoding shikimate dehydrogenase, protein MAKAAVLGSPIEHSLSPLLHTAGYRALGLDWSYEKQECTAEQLPALISRDYAGYSVTMPCKFAALEFADAVTPRAKEIGSANTLVRTDDGWLADNTDCLGVLGALDELGIDSPTSAVVLGAGGTARAVLWALRESGVTDITVMNRSDRTAELAELVDAHWLPLGPIPKADVVISTLPGAAAGHLEISSPLFDVSYSPWPPPLIAQAQEKGIPCVAGHVMLAHQAYAQFELFTGYSAPRPEMRAALESELF, encoded by the coding sequence ATGGCTAAAGCAGCTGTATTAGGCAGCCCGATCGAACACTCGCTGTCTCCGTTGCTTCATACCGCTGGTTATCGGGCGCTCGGCCTGGACTGGAGCTATGAAAAGCAGGAGTGCACCGCCGAGCAGTTGCCGGCACTCATCTCCCGGGACTATGCGGGATACTCCGTCACCATGCCCTGCAAATTCGCAGCCTTGGAGTTCGCGGACGCGGTAACTCCCAGGGCCAAAGAAATTGGTTCCGCGAACACTTTGGTGCGTACCGACGATGGATGGCTGGCCGATAACACCGACTGTCTCGGCGTCCTGGGCGCTCTAGACGAACTAGGAATCGACAGCCCTACCTCGGCTGTTGTCCTTGGCGCCGGGGGAACCGCACGCGCAGTCCTGTGGGCCCTGCGGGAAAGCGGAGTCACCGACATCACGGTAATGAACCGCAGCGATCGAACCGCCGAGCTGGCAGAGCTTGTCGACGCTCATTGGCTCCCCTTAGGGCCGATCCCGAAAGCCGATGTGGTTATTTCGACGTTGCCCGGAGCCGCTGCTGGTCATCTCGAGATTTCCAGCCCGTTGTTCGACGTCAGCTACAGTCCGTGGCCTCCGCCTTTGATTGCCCAGGCACAGGAGAAGGGGATTCCGTGTGTGGCTGGACACGTTATGCTTGCCCACCAGGCGTATGCCCAGTTTGAGCTGTTCACCGGTTATTCGGCCCCGCGTCCTGAGATGCGGGCTGCTCTGGAATCCGAACTGTTTTAG
- the mltG gene encoding endolytic transglycosylase MltG, giving the protein MRMEPKYRKRRERGLAVLVACLLLLIGTVVYVAYVRANPPSLMDYQGTGNGEEVMVEIAEGETISELGPELVEAGVVKSNGAFQAAAGQNDSAANVTPGFYRVQKEMSAKEAVSALVNPQNKVELLQVPGGQTLADVRVVGGQLRKGIYSTIEEVTCKHSNNCVKVAQLEQVAATADPATLGVPEWAREVVAKRGNDPKRLEGLIIPGQYVINPQHDATAILQDLITRSAKQYEESGIVARSQAIGLSPYELLTAASLVEREAPRGDFDKVARVILNRLKEPMRLEFDSTVNYGLPEQEIATTDQDRARVTPWNTYAKDGLPETPISAASMEAIAAMENPAQGDWLFFVTIDKDGTTVFNRSFEDHQRDTQKSIDNGVLDSQR; this is encoded by the coding sequence ATGAGAATGGAACCTAAGTACCGGAAGCGTCGTGAACGTGGGCTGGCTGTCCTCGTCGCGTGTTTACTCCTCTTGATTGGAACGGTGGTTTATGTTGCCTATGTGCGAGCCAATCCGCCTAGCTTGATGGACTACCAGGGCACTGGCAACGGTGAAGAGGTAATGGTCGAAATCGCCGAAGGCGAAACTATCTCAGAGCTCGGCCCCGAGTTGGTGGAAGCCGGCGTGGTCAAGTCCAATGGTGCATTCCAAGCCGCTGCGGGACAAAACGATTCCGCCGCAAACGTCACTCCTGGTTTCTATCGGGTACAAAAGGAAATGTCGGCCAAGGAAGCTGTCTCGGCTCTGGTGAACCCTCAGAACAAGGTAGAGCTGCTGCAAGTCCCGGGTGGTCAGACACTTGCGGACGTACGAGTGGTGGGCGGTCAGCTCCGAAAGGGCATTTACTCGACTATCGAGGAAGTGACCTGCAAGCATTCCAACAACTGTGTCAAGGTTGCCCAGCTGGAGCAGGTGGCAGCGACGGCCGATCCGGCGACGCTCGGCGTGCCAGAGTGGGCGCGGGAAGTCGTCGCAAAGCGTGGCAACGATCCGAAGCGGCTGGAAGGCCTCATTATCCCTGGCCAGTACGTGATCAACCCGCAGCACGATGCCACAGCGATCCTGCAGGATCTGATCACGCGTTCGGCGAAACAGTATGAGGAATCGGGCATTGTCGCGCGTTCGCAGGCTATTGGCTTGAGCCCGTATGAGCTGCTCACAGCCGCCTCTTTGGTCGAGCGGGAAGCTCCGCGCGGTGATTTTGACAAGGTTGCCCGCGTTATTCTCAACCGTCTGAAGGAGCCGATGCGACTCGAATTCGACTCCACCGTCAACTACGGTTTGCCGGAACAGGAAATCGCGACCACTGACCAGGATCGCGCCCGCGTGACTCCGTGGAACACCTATGCCAAGGACGGATTGCCAGAGACACCAATCTCTGCTGCTTCGATGGAAGCTATTGCGGCCATGGAGAATCCAGCGCAGGGCGATTGGCTCTTCTTCGTCACCATCGATAAGGACGGCACCACGGTGTTCAACCGCTCCTTTGAGGATCACCAGCGGGATACTCAGAAGTCGATCGACAACGGTGTCTTGGATAGCCAGCGCTGA
- the ruvX gene encoding Holliday junction resolvase RuvX: MVKPDIPGHDDPGHGRRLALDVGTVRIGVAYSNREATLAMPLETIPRKTGLKDRDQEDIERILELLDEHEVVEVVVGLPRDLKGQGSSSVKHAKEIAFRIRRRSDVIVRMGDERLTTVAALGAVHAAGKTEKQTRAIIDQVAAVEILQSWLDARQRYLERAES, encoded by the coding sequence ATGGTGAAACCGGACATTCCTGGACATGATGATCCAGGGCACGGGCGTCGACTCGCACTTGACGTCGGCACGGTCCGGATCGGGGTTGCTTACTCCAATCGAGAGGCAACCCTAGCCATGCCTTTGGAGACAATCCCGCGTAAGACCGGTCTTAAGGACCGTGACCAGGAAGACATCGAGCGCATCTTGGAGCTGCTTGATGAACACGAGGTTGTTGAGGTCGTTGTCGGCCTGCCACGCGACCTCAAAGGACAAGGCTCGAGCAGCGTCAAGCACGCTAAAGAGATTGCTTTCCGCATTCGTCGCCGCAGCGATGTCATTGTCCGGATGGGCGACGAGCGCCTCACTACCGTCGCAGCGCTCGGCGCAGTGCACGCAGCTGGCAAGACGGAGAAGCAAACCCGCGCGATTATCGACCAAGTGGCAGCAGTAGAGATTCTGCAATCCTGGTTGGACGCTCGACAGCGGTACCTAGAAAGGGCTGAAAGCTGA
- the alaS gene encoding alanine--tRNA ligase, which produces MQTHEIRERFTQHFVNAGHTAVPSASLILDDPNLLFVNAGMVPFKPYFLGQQTPPFETATSIQKCVRTLDIEEVGITTRHNTFFQMAGNFSFGNYFKEGAIKHAWSLLTNSVEDGGYGFDPERLWVTVYLDDDEAADIWHKQIGIPAERIQRLGMADNYWSMGVPGPCGPCSEIYYDRGPEHGKDGGPEADDNRYLEIWNLVFMQNERGEGIGKDNFEILGPLPKQNIDTGMGVERIACLLQGVDNVYETDLLRPVIDTAEKLTGATYGSNDQDNIRFRVIADHSRTGMMLILDGVTPGNEGRGYILRRLLRRIIRSARLLGAQGATMEAFMNTIMDTMTPSYPEIADSRERILAVAVNEEKAFLNTLESGTKLFEDAAAEAKSAGKTTIAGDEAFTLHDTYGFPIDLTLEMAAEAGLKVDEEGFHSLMAEQKARAKADSQAKKHGHADLTIYREWVDQNPTEFVGYDNLEAEARVLGLISGGEKKTTVGQGDEVEVILDVTPMYAEAGGQLGDRGLIRAVGALLNVTDVQKIGKKLWVHKAVVQEGQLGLEAVTASVDKQWRHAARQAHTGTHLIHAALRQVLGPTAVQAGSMNKPGYLRFDFNYTEALTPEQLHQIEQITNQAVDNDWAVNTFETTLAEAKAMGAMALFGENYGNEVRLVEIGGPFSMELCGGTHVAHSSQIGPVAVLGESSVGSGVRRIEAYSGLDSFSYLSKERALAAGLAASLKAPSEELPDRIAALTEKLKAAEKEVERMRRAQLVAQSLKYVESAQDVNGFHVIAVQLPAGIEAGELRGIATEMRGQIANKDAVIVLGAESAGKAPYIVAATKSAIARGVKSGDLVKLIGQYVDGRGGGKPDMAQGAGSNIAGLQAGFEAVKKELESL; this is translated from the coding sequence GTGCAGACTCATGAGATCCGGGAACGGTTCACCCAGCACTTTGTTAACGCCGGACACACCGCCGTGCCCAGCGCGTCCCTGATTCTCGACGATCCGAACCTGCTCTTCGTCAACGCCGGCATGGTGCCGTTCAAGCCATACTTCCTGGGTCAGCAGACCCCACCTTTCGAGACCGCGACGAGTATCCAGAAGTGCGTTCGTACGTTGGACATCGAAGAAGTGGGCATCACTACTCGCCACAACACCTTCTTCCAGATGGCCGGCAACTTCTCCTTTGGCAACTACTTCAAAGAAGGTGCCATCAAGCACGCTTGGTCGTTGCTGACCAACTCCGTCGAGGACGGCGGCTACGGCTTCGACCCAGAGCGCCTATGGGTCACTGTTTACCTCGACGATGACGAAGCTGCCGACATCTGGCACAAGCAGATCGGTATTCCGGCCGAGCGCATTCAGCGCCTCGGCATGGCCGACAATTACTGGTCGATGGGCGTACCAGGCCCATGTGGCCCATGTTCTGAGATCTATTACGACCGTGGCCCGGAGCATGGCAAGGACGGTGGCCCTGAGGCTGACGACAACCGTTACCTGGAAATCTGGAACCTCGTGTTCATGCAGAACGAGCGTGGCGAGGGCATCGGTAAGGACAACTTCGAAATCCTCGGCCCACTGCCGAAGCAGAACATCGATACCGGCATGGGCGTCGAGCGTATCGCTTGCTTGCTACAGGGCGTGGACAACGTTTACGAAACCGACCTGCTCCGCCCGGTCATCGACACCGCAGAAAAGCTCACCGGCGCAACATACGGCTCCAACGACCAGGACAACATTCGTTTCCGCGTCATCGCGGACCACTCCCGCACCGGCATGATGCTGATCCTCGATGGTGTCACTCCAGGCAACGAGGGCCGTGGCTACATTCTGCGCCGCCTGCTGCGCCGCATTATCCGTTCTGCACGACTGCTCGGCGCGCAAGGCGCCACCATGGAAGCGTTCATGAACACCATCATGGACACGATGACCCCGTCCTACCCAGAGATTGCGGATTCTCGCGAGCGCATTTTGGCTGTTGCAGTCAACGAGGAGAAGGCCTTCCTCAACACCCTGGAATCCGGCACCAAGCTCTTCGAGGACGCTGCTGCCGAAGCTAAGTCCGCAGGCAAGACCACCATCGCCGGTGACGAGGCGTTCACTCTCCATGACACCTACGGTTTCCCGATTGACCTCACCCTGGAGATGGCCGCCGAGGCTGGCCTCAAGGTGGACGAAGAGGGCTTCCACTCGCTGATGGCAGAGCAAAAGGCCCGTGCCAAGGCCGATTCGCAGGCCAAGAAGCATGGCCACGCCGATCTGACGATCTACCGCGAGTGGGTCGACCAAAACCCAACCGAGTTCGTGGGCTACGACAATCTCGAAGCTGAAGCTCGCGTCCTCGGACTGATCTCGGGTGGTGAAAAGAAGACCACTGTTGGTCAGGGCGACGAGGTTGAGGTCATCCTTGATGTCACGCCGATGTATGCCGAAGCTGGCGGCCAGCTGGGCGACCGCGGCTTGATCCGTGCTGTCGGAGCATTGCTCAACGTCACAGACGTGCAGAAGATCGGCAAGAAGCTGTGGGTACACAAGGCCGTTGTCCAAGAAGGTCAACTGGGATTGGAGGCCGTGACTGCGAGCGTCGATAAGCAGTGGCGTCACGCTGCGCGCCAGGCTCACACCGGCACCCACTTGATCCACGCTGCGCTGCGCCAGGTGCTCGGCCCGACGGCCGTCCAGGCAGGTTCCATGAATAAGCCTGGCTACCTCCGCTTTGACTTCAACTACACCGAAGCACTGACCCCAGAGCAGCTGCACCAGATCGAGCAGATCACGAACCAAGCAGTGGACAATGACTGGGCCGTCAACACCTTCGAGACCACTTTGGCTGAGGCCAAGGCCATGGGTGCGATGGCGCTGTTCGGTGAGAACTACGGCAACGAGGTGCGCCTGGTGGAGATCGGCGGCCCGTTCTCCATGGAGCTGTGTGGCGGAACGCACGTCGCGCACTCTTCGCAAATTGGTCCAGTTGCCGTGCTCGGCGAGAGCTCTGTCGGTTCCGGAGTTCGTCGAATCGAGGCGTACTCCGGCCTGGATTCCTTCAGCTACCTGTCTAAGGAACGCGCTCTGGCTGCCGGTTTGGCCGCCTCCTTGAAAGCACCATCGGAGGAACTGCCGGATCGTATCGCGGCGCTCACCGAAAAGCTCAAGGCTGCCGAAAAGGAAGTTGAGCGGATGCGCCGCGCACAGTTGGTCGCACAAAGCCTTAAGTACGTTGAGTCCGCTCAGGATGTCAATGGTTTCCACGTTATTGCTGTTCAGCTTCCGGCTGGCATCGAAGCTGGCGAGCTGCGCGGCATCGCAACTGAGATGCGCGGCCAGATCGCCAACAAGGATGCCGTTATCGTGCTGGGTGCGGAGTCAGCGGGCAAGGCGCCGTACATCGTTGCAGCGACGAAGTCCGCTATCGCCCGAGGCGTCAAGAGCGGTGATTTGGTCAAGCTCATCGGTCAGTACGTTGATGGGCGTGGCGGCGGTAAGCCTGACATGGCTCAAGGCGCAGGTTCCAACATCGCAGGTCTCCAGGCAGGCTTTGAGGCCGTCAAGAAGGAATTGGAATCTCTTTAG